In the Sebastes fasciatus isolate fSebFas1 chromosome 12, fSebFas1.pri, whole genome shotgun sequence genome, TTAACCTACACAGTCTTCATCAGGCAAACATCAGGCTATATCACATAATACAAAATAACACCTCTATTAATTGGCtataaacagaaaaaacacacaatgtccTAAGGAGAGGACTTCtgtgaaacacatttttcttcttttttttttttatttatacgttttttttcaaaaacaaacatgcaaacattAGCCaagtttccaccaaaagttccagCTACTTGAAACTAAACTTGGAACTACTTCACTCTACTCCTTTGGGAACTTGCAAATTTCAGAGTGTGGACAGcatctccttttttattttatttaataccTTGTTGGCCATCAGCGGGCTCTGACTCATTGTGTCCTGTCGCTGCTTCTGGTGGCTAGCAACCAAGTAACCAATGTAGCTCACATCATTCTCCAACAGCCATTTGAAGGTCTGACCTTTATACTGGCCAAACTGAATCGTACATCTGCTCAGAACGAGTCTTTCATTACGAGGGTCCCCTCCCTCCGAGAGAATGCGGGCCTTCGCTTCGGCCTCCACCTCCTCTGGCTTCTTCACCGTCACAGGAGGACCTCCGTGTCCAGCAGGAGGACCTCCGTGTCCAGCAGACCACTGGCCGGCCGTGTGGTTCAGAGCCTCCTGTGAGGGCTTCGTCTCCAACTTCCCGGTCGAGGTCTTACGGAAGGTAGGGTCACCTTTCTAAAGAACAGgaacaaaaatgaaaacatgaaagtaTTATTTTTGATGACCACCATGTTAAATAGAATATTTGTGTGAAGTTGAACTTACGTCCACACAGTCTTTGGTTTTTGAATCTGttgagaaaaaatatatatattggtgAGAGGCCGATAAAAGACAGTCTTTTACTGTTACCAGTGTGccacatacagtgtgtgtgtgtcaggatgtACACTgtagtgaccgtttcataaaaataacctcttttaatcatatttgctccaattccacccactgctgctttaaagcgTCATACACAGTTATAGAAGAGGAAGAGTtatagctctgagaatatcctatataaatactgtgaaagtatcgaaacactcaatccacagggaaatacacacagcccgtattcagaaactttgcatttgaaacaatctgacaggatttctgcccattcgtgatgtcacgaatatacaatatttagacgctttacacaattttaaacgtaaacattctaaatgtgtcccagtttatttcctggttgcagtgtatgtgaatgtcatcagctgataggaagtacacatggacccaagctgttgcctagcgttgcaattctgttgcaattctgttgcaattccgtcaaaatgcgctaaaacggagcgtttcagacagagggtaaatacaggcatattcaggcagacagtatgaggaaaataaaggttttttttaaaattacagCACGTaagcatgttctagtagaaacacaaaatacaagtatgaacctgaaatgagcataatatgggacctttaataaggTAGAGATCACTCACACAGTGTCTCTGCCTCCTCGTTGCAGTTTATCTGCCTCAGTATTTCCAGAGTCACCTGAAGAGCTTTGGGCTCGGTGAAGGTTGAAACCAGGAGATCTGTGATCTGCCATAAAGTTCTATCCTCCACATCCCTGTAGCGGACCCGAGGCTCTTCTCTGCGGTCTCTCAGAAGGTGACAAAACGTGAAGAAGTCATTTTTACTCAGATCCTCCAGCGTGCTCCCCAACGCGTGTTTGATTGTCGGGCGGACCATTTCTCAGCCATAATTACGCGCCAGATTCAGGTTACTATCGCGCCTAAAaattcatattcttcttcttcaaggtttattggcggttggcaaacaacGATTTGGTGCATTACCACCACCAACTGGTCTGGAGTGTGGATCATGCTTGCTAATAATTACTATatcccaaaaaaataaataaaagaaaaattaaagaaaaattaaaaagaaaaaagaaaagaaaaagaaaacaaacaacctcaTATTTTTCCAATCATATAATTTTTCTAAGATACTGAAATAATGTACTATAACACTCATTTAGTGAGTTCTTTTGTAGAATATCTATTAAATCAAAGTGTACTTTAATCTCTTTGAGGCCTTGACTCAAATCTTTCTTCCTCATATCTCTCACAATGCAACACGACATGCTCCATCGTTTCCTCTTGTCCACAATAATCACATTTACCTGTGTCATGTTTACCTATTTTaaatagtgtgctgtttagtccGTTGTGTCCAAATCTAAGTCTCGATATGATTGTCTCATCTCTCCTGTTCCTTCCTACACACCTCATTTCTCCCACTTTCCTCTGAACTCTGTAAAACCACcgtcctttcctctcttcctcccattgCTTCTGCCACCTTTCCCTCAGTctctgtttaataatgctcttcattagtctctgtttaataatgctcttcatttctgttttgctgAAGCTAACTGTCAAATCAATGTCGTTATTTTTTGTAGCCTTCTTTTGCAATCTTATCTACCATTTAATATCCTTTGACCCCTATGTGTGCTGGTATCCATAAAGATATTACTGTAAGCCCCATCATTTGAATTCTGTATAATGTTTGTTGTATTTCAATCAAAATGTCTGGTCTGCTGTCTGAATGACAGCTGCTTCATCTTCTTACTCTTCTTTCAgggtttattggcggttggcaaaccagcttaaaagtgcattaccgccaccgactagactggagtgtggagcagtagattgaCAGTTACAGTCCACACACCACATACAACCACATCATCCTTTTTTATCCATCACCCTATTAAACACTATCCCTTTAGCCATCATTCTTTtacttctatctatctacctatttatatttattttactttattttatcttattctttttaatcttgccttaatttgatttgcacacctgactgacagccaccacactgtacacagtcacatgatattgatcttgcccagttatgttggcttttttaaagttttctttctttctttatttatttgtttgtttgtttatttatttatttatttttctttatttttttttctttatttttttctttctttaatatatttttctcttcattttgttttatccatatttcatttgattttgttatgaggaaaaggaagaagaaaaaaaaaagaaaaaaaaaaaaaaaaaaaaaatatatatatatatatatatatataaagaaaaaaaacaggaaaaaaaacaaccttgcCCTTAAGTAATgaattagaagattgtgtactttcttagatgtctttaTAGCATTAGTATCTATCAGTATCTATCAACACTCAACCTTTCCCCC is a window encoding:
- the LOC141779830 gene encoding uncharacterized protein LOC141779830; its protein translation is MVRPTIKHALGSTLEDLSKNDFFTFCHLLRDRREEPRVRYRDVEDRTLWQITDLLVSTFTEPKALQVTLEILRQINCNEEAETLYSKTKDCVDKGDPTFRKTSTGKLETKPSQEALNHTAGQWSAGHGGPPAGHGGPPVTVKKPEEVEAEAKARILSEGGDPRNERLVLSRCTIQFGQYKGQTFKWLLENDVSYIGYLVASHQKQRQDTMSQSPLMANKDSLTTYAIAYPEVLTEVRFQRACDRSQQSGQKGKALVGFGLHRLETLQDLYNSKDKDKISYVNFLRDMKSTCEPGTKMDVAVKYVLQCDQKQASAAKWKRVQSPRGQPAGDSRPLWRSPRTSRRRT